A portion of the Candidatus Scalindua japonica genome contains these proteins:
- a CDS encoding alanine/glycine:cation symporter family protein, giving the protein MNVNIPLINISALDEVTKVLGKIAGYVWSMPLVILLVGSGVYFSIRLVFPQFRRIGHGIAVARGKYDNPDDPGDITHFQALCAALSATVGVGNIAGVAIALHAGGPGAIFWMWIAALFGMVTKFAECTLAQKYRVIHSDGSISGGPMYYIEKGMGSRFKWLAILFASCGLIATFGGGNMVQSNSMVIAFTDQFATQKFYNDTPLSRMNNGEETSKTDDTALVIKTHNGKTIEIDISQTKTVGGFLNTINYHPDNMSHAVKAEIATDRNSIEFTDLTDGKREFTLVSPDGGKLIKDLGFLNNDGSINKLSKNKISTVIPERIILKAILGIIISVIVGMVIIGGIKRIGKVASRLVPVMSSIYVAGALFIIFWNYDKIIDSFYLIFKHAFTPTAATGGFAGATVLYAITWGVRRAAFSNEAGLGSAPIAHAAAKTKEPVREGLVAMMGPLIDTIVICTMTALVIIITGEWTGKANSSVLTKNAFNAGIPYFGGVIVSIGLILFAISTAISWSYYGNRCVEYLFGRRAIMPYRWIYVIALFVGAVVRLEFVWNFSDITLGLMSLPNLIAIIALSGVVIGLTKDYFSRKHLRTN; this is encoded by the coding sequence TTGAACGTTAATATACCACTTATAAATATTTCAGCACTGGATGAAGTAACCAAAGTCCTCGGGAAGATTGCGGGCTATGTCTGGAGCATGCCGCTGGTCATCCTGCTTGTTGGTTCCGGTGTCTATTTCAGTATACGGCTTGTTTTCCCACAATTCAGAAGGATTGGCCACGGTATCGCAGTTGCCAGAGGCAAGTACGATAACCCGGACGACCCGGGAGACATTACCCATTTCCAGGCGCTTTGCGCTGCCCTTTCTGCAACCGTAGGTGTTGGTAACATCGCCGGTGTAGCAATCGCCTTACATGCCGGCGGACCGGGAGCCATTTTCTGGATGTGGATAGCCGCACTCTTCGGCATGGTCACCAAATTTGCAGAATGTACTTTAGCGCAGAAATACAGAGTCATTCACAGTGATGGTTCTATAAGCGGCGGACCAATGTATTACATCGAGAAGGGAATGGGAAGCAGGTTCAAGTGGCTGGCCATACTCTTTGCCAGTTGTGGTCTCATCGCTACATTTGGCGGCGGTAATATGGTTCAATCTAATTCCATGGTCATCGCCTTTACCGATCAATTTGCTACTCAAAAGTTTTACAATGACACTCCATTGTCCAGAATGAACAATGGAGAAGAGACCAGTAAGACAGATGACACAGCACTTGTTATAAAAACACATAATGGAAAAACAATCGAGATTGATATCTCTCAGACTAAAACAGTTGGTGGTTTTTTAAATACCATAAATTACCATCCCGACAATATGTCTCATGCCGTCAAGGCAGAAATAGCCACAGACAGAAACAGCATTGAGTTTACAGATTTAACGGATGGTAAGCGTGAGTTTACACTGGTATCTCCGGATGGAGGTAAACTCATAAAGGACCTTGGTTTTTTAAATAACGATGGCAGTATCAATAAGCTAAGTAAAAATAAAATATCTACAGTGATACCAGAAAGAATTATTTTGAAGGCAATTCTAGGTATAATAATCTCCGTAATCGTCGGCATGGTGATTATTGGTGGTATCAAGAGGATTGGAAAGGTTGCAAGCAGGCTTGTACCCGTTATGTCTTCAATATATGTCGCGGGAGCGCTTTTTATAATTTTCTGGAACTATGACAAGATAATAGACTCATTTTATCTGATCTTTAAGCACGCATTTACCCCAACTGCCGCAACCGGAGGCTTTGCCGGGGCAACTGTATTATACGCAATTACATGGGGAGTCAGAAGAGCTGCGTTCTCTAATGAAGCGGGGCTTGGAAGCGCTCCGATAGCCCACGCTGCTGCGAAGACAAAAGAGCCAGTACGCGAAGGTCTTGTCGCAATGATGGGCCCGTTAATTGACACCATTGTTATCTGTACCATGACTGCGCTGGTAATCATTATAACTGGAGAGTGGACTGGTAAAGCAAATTCTTCGGTTTTAACAAAAAATGCCTTCAATGCGGGAATACCGTATTTCGGAGGTGTTATAGTCTCAATAGGGTTGATACTATTTGCAATATCTACAGCCATAAGCTGGTCGTATTATGGAAACCGTTGTGTAGAATACTTATTTGGCAGGAGAGCAATAATGCCTTACCGTTGGATTTACGTAATCGCTCTTTTTGTGGGTGCAGTGGTACGTTTGGAATTTGTCTGGAATTTTTCTGATATCACACTGGGTTTAATGTCACTTCCAAACCTCATTGCCATTATTGCCTTAAGCGGGGTAGTGATAGGTTTGACGAAAGACTACTTTTCACGGAAACATTTACGTACCAACTAA
- a CDS encoding arginyltransferase, which translates to MILHRELDIGELSPCPYLPDRKKQIRYFLASELNESDISFLLEKGWRKFGVYFFQPSCPDCRECVPVRVLSDEFHPSKSQKRNMKKNRDIDVVFGPLKFSGRAFEIYQNHSKQRFSQECNLDEFITSFFSPSTPSLQSEYYLNGELIGLGFLDKGEDCLSSVYFIYDTKFSHLGLGTFSILKEIYHTQSLGLKYYCLGYYVKECQRMAYKNNFKPSEHYNWLKDKWEVTLV; encoded by the coding sequence ATGATTCTACATAGAGAACTGGATATAGGAGAGCTTTCTCCCTGTCCATATCTGCCGGACAGGAAAAAGCAGATCAGATATTTTCTTGCAAGCGAGTTGAACGAATCTGATATTTCATTCTTACTTGAAAAAGGATGGAGAAAATTTGGTGTATATTTTTTCCAACCTTCCTGTCCCGATTGTCGCGAGTGTGTTCCTGTCCGAGTACTATCTGATGAATTTCATCCTTCTAAAAGCCAGAAGCGTAATATGAAAAAGAACAGGGACATTGATGTCGTTTTCGGTCCACTTAAATTCAGTGGAAGGGCCTTTGAGATCTACCAGAACCATTCAAAACAACGTTTCTCACAGGAATGCAATCTGGATGAATTTATTACCAGCTTCTTCTCACCCTCCACCCCAAGCCTTCAATCAGAATACTATCTTAACGGAGAGTTGATAGGTCTGGGTTTTCTGGACAAAGGTGAGGATTGCCTGAGCAGTGTCTACTTTATATACGACACAAAATTTTCTCATCTTGGATTGGGGACTTTCAGCATATTAAAAGAGATATACCACACTCAATCGCTTGGATTAAAATACTATTGCCTGGGTTATTATGTCAAAGAGTGCCAGAGAATGGCGTACAAAAATAACTTTAAACCGAGTGAACACTATAACTGGTTAAAGGACAAGTGGGAAGTCACGCTGGTATGA
- a CDS encoding response regulator: MKIKAVVLEDDDSIRSLTCEILKDRGYEVFASSEPFFSPVYLNQECDCPEEYCTTIVITDINMPNMTGLEFIEHQRSMGCKFQNVAVMSGRWTNETLAHANRLGCQTFCKPFKVNEIKKWLDECEERLDHRDKLSNMQRRYN, translated from the coding sequence ATGAAAATAAAAGCTGTTGTTCTTGAAGATGATGATTCTATAAGAAGTTTAACCTGTGAAATATTGAAAGATCGGGGATATGAAGTCTTTGCTTCATCTGAGCCATTTTTCAGCCCCGTGTATTTAAATCAGGAGTGTGACTGCCCGGAAGAGTATTGTACTACTATCGTAATTACTGATATTAATATGCCCAATATGACAGGGTTAGAATTCATAGAACATCAAAGAAGTATGGGGTGTAAGTTTCAAAATGTAGCAGTCATGTCAGGGAGATGGACAAACGAAACCCTTGCACACGCTAATAGACTTGGCTGTCAAACGTTCTGCAAACCATTTAAGGTTAACGAAATTAAAAAGTGGTTAGATGAATGCGAAGAGAGATTAGACCACAGGGATAAATTATCAAACATGCAAAGGCGTTATAATTGA
- a CDS encoding DUF456 domain-containing protein: protein MDILHITILTLSLMIMFGGLAGIVLPIIPSTPLIWVGVLIYAVCDGFKSISWSLVLIFGVLTILSVILDYFGGVIGAKKYGATKWGLIGSVIGGIAGFFMGGIIGLVFGPFFGAVLFELIFGKDFRSSLKSGIGTLVGFLGGAIAKLVIGVIIIGIFIWKVF, encoded by the coding sequence ATGGATATACTCCACATAACTATTTTAACTCTTTCATTAATGATCATGTTTGGAGGACTTGCGGGAATAGTGCTTCCTATCATTCCAAGCACACCCTTGATATGGGTCGGCGTATTGATATATGCCGTTTGCGATGGATTTAAAAGCATAAGCTGGTCCCTTGTCTTGATCTTTGGAGTTTTAACTATTCTCTCAGTTATCCTTGATTATTTTGGAGGCGTAATAGGGGCAAAAAAATATGGGGCCACAAAATGGGGATTGATTGGGTCTGTTATCGGTGGTATTGCCGGTTTTTTTATGGGTGGAATAATTGGACTGGTTTTTGGTCCTTTCTTTGGCGCTGTCCTGTTTGAACTAATCTTTGGCAAGGATTTCAGGAGTTCGCTTAAATCGGGGATTGGGACCCTGGTCGGTTTTCTTGGTGGTGCAATAGCAAAACTGGTTATTGGCGTCATTATAATAGGCATTTTCATCTGGAAGGTGTTTTAG
- a CDS encoding NAD(P)/FAD-dependent oxidoreductase, which yields MRNEYDVVITGSGPSGSAAAKGLVNEGLHVLVLEKKRLPRYKICSGIIFKKSQNITEKYFGVIPKKAYVTPEYLKGVRFWSENENYKDYPFNKDGIGAPNVWRSEYDYWLVKNSGAEIKDCCALIDFNESNDYLLLKIHDILNDKIIDIKCKYLISAEGGKSLIRSKLDPGFEKGLKWFTAYQNYFEGSSNLNPNYYHGFLEPQYGEVYAWFSVKDGLLVFGTAAAKGKKIKPYLLKYTELLEKKFDLKCGKMVRKSGCIGNNMSPEGRFYLGKNNILLVGEAAGFLNAFGEGISCALTSGLFAAEAISKSIKSDSNTLELYAELTKRERKQTTASWKLGARLAGRDLMPI from the coding sequence ATGCGAAACGAATATGACGTTGTTATAACTGGCTCAGGCCCTTCAGGTTCTGCAGCAGCAAAGGGGCTTGTAAATGAAGGACTGCACGTCCTGGTGCTGGAGAAAAAGAGACTTCCCAGGTATAAGATATGCTCAGGTATTATTTTCAAGAAATCCCAGAATATTACCGAGAAATATTTTGGAGTTATCCCAAAAAAAGCATACGTTACTCCTGAGTATTTAAAGGGAGTCAGATTCTGGTCTGAAAATGAAAATTATAAAGATTATCCTTTCAACAAAGATGGTATTGGAGCTCCGAATGTGTGGCGGTCAGAGTATGACTACTGGCTTGTTAAAAACTCCGGTGCAGAGATTAAGGATTGCTGCGCCTTAATAGACTTTAACGAGTCAAATGATTATCTCCTTCTTAAGATACACGATATTTTAAACGATAAAATAATTGATATCAAGTGTAAGTACTTAATAAGCGCGGAAGGTGGCAAATCTTTAATCAGATCAAAGCTTGATCCGGGATTTGAAAAAGGTCTGAAATGGTTTACTGCTTACCAGAATTACTTTGAGGGAAGTTCAAACCTGAACCCGAATTATTATCACGGTTTTCTGGAACCCCAATACGGTGAGGTCTACGCGTGGTTCAGCGTTAAGGATGGTTTGCTAGTCTTTGGTACTGCGGCAGCGAAAGGAAAAAAGATCAAGCCTTATCTTTTGAAATATACAGAGTTATTGGAGAAAAAATTTGATCTAAAGTGTGGAAAGATGGTTAGAAAATCGGGCTGTATTGGAAATAACATGAGCCCGGAAGGAAGGTTTTATCTGGGCAAAAACAACATCCTGCTTGTGGGCGAAGCAGCAGGGTTTCTTAATGCATTTGGCGAGGGCATTTCATGCGCATTGACTTCCGGCCTGTTTGCTGCTGAAGCTATAAGCAAAAGTATCAAGTCAGACAGCAATACACTTGAACTATATGCAGAATTGACAAAACGGGAGAGAAAACAAACAACTGCATCATGGAAACTAGGCGCAAGACTGGCAGGCAGAGATCTGATGCCGATTTAA